One window from the genome of Natronomonas pharaonis DSM 2160 encodes:
- a CDS encoding DUF429 domain-containing protein: protein MSDHYVGAVVRDGEWLAAAYTESGYDHAAVFEGIGELWTRYEESAVRIAVDAPVGLAADAAPRPNERAARQLLGDRADAIVGAPVREATRKQRYRAAARTHERKTGERLDEAAFERSSTAAAVDAFLDAIDEARPAIVEAHPELCYRAFAGEPMENPPDVAAGYAERMRTLASFERDGPPTVQSVAEATEGHRLPIPAVIDAVALGLTVRPGPGTLRSLPADPPTDDRGLPMRYVYRSATPLGA, encoded by the coding sequence GTGAGCGACCACTACGTCGGCGCCGTCGTGCGGGACGGGGAATGGCTTGCGGCGGCCTACACCGAGTCCGGGTACGACCACGCGGCTGTCTTCGAGGGAATCGGCGAGCTGTGGACGCGCTACGAGGAAAGCGCCGTCCGAATCGCCGTCGACGCACCGGTCGGGCTGGCTGCGGACGCCGCGCCGCGGCCGAACGAGCGAGCAGCGCGGCAACTTCTCGGCGACCGTGCGGACGCCATCGTCGGGGCGCCGGTCAGAGAAGCGACCCGGAAGCAACGCTACCGGGCAGCGGCGCGCACCCACGAGCGGAAGACGGGCGAGCGGCTTGACGAGGCCGCCTTCGAGCGGTCGTCGACGGCCGCGGCTGTCGATGCGTTTCTCGACGCCATCGACGAGGCGCGGCCGGCCATCGTCGAGGCGCACCCGGAGCTGTGCTATCGGGCTTTCGCGGGCGAGCCGATGGAGAACCCACCGGACGTCGCTGCCGGCTACGCCGAGCGGATGCGGACGCTGGCGTCGTTCGAGCGGGACGGGCCGCCGACGGTGCAGTCTGTCGCTGAGGCGACCGAAGGCCATCGGCTCCCGATTCCGGCCGTCATTGATGCTGTTGCGCTTGGGCTCACCGTTCGCCCCGGCCCCGGGACGCTCCGGTCGCTGCCGGCCGACCCGCCAACCGACGACCGCGGGCTCCCGATGCGGTACGTCTACCGGAGCGCAACGCCGCTGGGTGCGTAG